The Vibrio sp. 16 genome segment TGAATGGCGTAAATTGGCAGATGGTGCGACCGAATATCTTGAGCAAATGGAGCAAGACGAGCGTGAGCGTCACGGCATTGATTCACTCAAGGTGGGCTACAATAATGTCCACGGTTTCTTTATTCAGGTCAGCAGAGGGCAAAGCCATTTAGTGCCGCCACACTACGTACGTCGCCAGACGCTTAAGAACGCAGAGCGCTACATCATCCCTGAGTTAAAAGAGCATGAAGATAAAGTCCTCAACTCAAAATCAAAAGCGCTAGCGCTAGAGAAACAACTTTGGGAAGAGCTGTTTGATTTGCTTCTTCCACATTTAGAACAAATGCAAAATGTCGCCTCTGCAGTCTCTCAAATTGACGTTTTGCAAAACCTAGCAGAACGTGCAGACAGCTTAGATTACTGTCGCCCGAACTTAATCAAAGAAGCTGGTATTCATATCCAAGCTGGCCGCCACCCAGTTGTTGAGCAAGTGATGGACGAGCCGTTTATTGCCAATCCAATCGAGCTCAATGCCCAACGTAAGATGTTAATCATTACTGGTCCGAACATGGGCGGTAAATCGACTTACATGCGCCAAACCGCGTTGATTGCACTGATGGCTCACATTGGTTCTTACGTCCCTGCAGAGTCAGCAACCATTGGTTCGGTGGATCGTATCTTTACTCGTATTGGTGCTTCGGATGACCTGGCCTCAGGCCGTTCTACCTTTATGGTTGAGATGACGGAAACCGCTAACATCTTGCACAACGCAACACAAAATAGCCTAGTGCTAATGGATGAGATTGGGCGTGGAACCAGTACTTATGACGGCCTATCTTTGGCTTGGGCGAGCGCGGAATGGTTGGCAAAACAGCTCGGTTCAATGACATTGTTTGCGACCCACTACTTTGAGCTCACTGAGTTGCCAAGCCAAATACCGACCTTAGCCAATGTTCACCTTGATGCGGTTGAACATGGCGATAGCATTGCCTTTATGCACGCCGTTCAAGAAGGCGCTGCGAGCAAATCATACGGTCTTGCTGTCGCGGGACTTGCTGGTGTACCAAAGAGCGTCATCAAAAATGCACGCGCTAAGCTGACCCAACTTGAACAAATCGGTCAAATAGAAGCATCATCCACGCCAAGTAGCGGTGTGGATATCGCTAATCAATTAAGCCTTATTCCAGAGCCGAGTGAAGTTGAAGAAGCGCTTTCCAATATTGACCCTGACGATCTCACTCCACGTCAGGCTTTGGAAGAGCTATATCGACTTAAAAAACTGCTTTAGTCTTCAATGAAAAATGGCTGCCAAAAGGCAGCCATTTTTTACAATTTTCTTCGCAGCAGCATCAGTGCCAAGGTTAAAAATACCAAACTCGGCATTACCGCCCCCACTGCGGGAGGAATTCCATAGACTAAAGTCAGTGGACCAAAAAACTCACTCGAAATATAGAAAGTAAAGCCAGCAACCACACCGGATAAAACCCTCGCCCCCATGCTTACACTTCGCAGCGGGCCAAAGACAAACGACAGCGCGAGCAACATCATAACCGCAATGGATATCGGCTGAGTAACTTTACGCCAAAGGGCCAGTTCATAGCGAGAGGCGTCTTGCTCTGAGGCTTTAAGGTAAGTGACGTAGTCATACAAACCACTCATCGCCAACTCTTCAGGCTCTACTTTTACCACTGCCAACTTGTCAGGAACTAACGTCGTTTTCCACGCGTATTCCTTCACCTTAGACTTAGCCAGCTCTACCTTGTCGGCCATGTCGGTAATTTCCGCATTTTTCATGAGCCACTGGTTATCACCTAAATAGTCCGCTTCAGGGGCAAACATCACTTGATAGAGTTTCTTCTCATCATCGAATCTCCAAACCTTCACACCATAGAGCGTGTCGTCTTCCACCTTACCGATGAAGATAAAGTCATCCACATCTCGCGCCCAGACCCCGGCACGAACGGAAACAATTTGCCCGCCAGAAATCGAGAATGAACGCAGCTCTCGAGCCATTTTCTGTGCCTGTGGCGCCCCCCACTCTCCGAGAAGCATGATAATCAGCATCAATGGAATCGCGGTTTTCAGTACCGACAAACCAATATCGAGTTTGGAGTAGCCCGACGCCTGCATGACCACGAGCTCAGAACTTGATGCCAAAATACCTAAGCCGATTAAGGCACCCAGTAAAGCGGACATGGCAAAGAACAATTCAATATCGCGTGGAATTCCCAACAGGACGAAATAGAACGCGTTGAGCAAGTCGTAACTTCCCTTACCTACACTGCGTAATTGTTCTACAAAACGGATGATGCTCGATAAGCCGATAAGAGTCGCTAACACCATAGAGGTCGTCGCGATAATGGTTCGGCCGATATAGAGGTCTAGAATTTTAAACACGAGTTACGACACCTTACGTTGTCTAAATTTGTCTTTCATGCGTCGCACAGGAACGCTGTCGATAAAGTTGACGCCGATCGCCGCCACTAACAGAGCAAAGTTGATTGGCCACATACCAATCACTGCTGGAATATTGCCATCCTCGATTGCTGATTTCGTCGTCGACATTGAGATAAAGTAAACAAAATAAGCCAGAATCGCTGGCCCCATTTTGGCAAAACGACCTTGGCGCGGGTTAACGGCAGAAAGAGGCACCACCAGCATGGTCAACAGTGGGATACAAACAAAGAGCGATATACGCCATTGAAGCTCGGCTTTTGCAGACAAATCGGTACTCTCAATCAAGTCTAGTGTTGGCACCGCGCCCCAACTGCGGCGCTTAGCTTGGACCTCACGTTGACCAATCAAACCGCTGTAATGCTCAAACTCTGTCACCATGTAATCCAAGCGAGTAGGTATGCCTTCGTATCGCGTACCATCATGCATCACAATCATTTGGCGACCATCATCATGCTCACGCACTTCACCCGAGTTAGAGAACATCACACTCGGTAAAATCGCATCGCGCGGGCGCACTTGAGCCACAAACACGTTGTTGAGCTTGTTGTCTCGGATTTCATCAATGAAGACGACAGAAGAGCCATCCGGTGTACGCTGAAACTGACCCGCTTTTAGCAAGTCGACACTGTTTTCAGCCGCAACTTGCTCTATCAACTGAGCCTCTTTTTCTTGACTCCATGGCGCTAAATAAAGCGTGTTGAATGCAGCCAGTACCGTAGTGATAAACGCAAGTGACATCGCCGCACGGATCAAAAACTTACTGCCCATGCCTGTCGCATTCATGACGGTAATTTCACTTTCGCTGTATAAACGGCCAAAAGTGAGCAAGATACCGATGTATAAGCTCATCGGCAGCATCAGAAGCCCCATTTGGGGAATATTTAATCCAACGATAGCTAAGATCAGTCGAGCAGGGATATCACCGTCCGTCGCATCGCCTAAAACTTTGATAAAAGTCTGACTTACAAAGACGAGTAAAAGCACAAAAAATATCGCTAATTGGCTTTTGAGTGTCTCGCGGATCAAATATCTAACAATAATCACGCTGAAATTACCTATACAAAACTTGTTTTTTTAATTGAATCACTATAATTTCCCGTTGAACCTTTTATTTTTAAATTTTTTGGCTAACTGTTAACGCGCTTATTTAAGGATAGTTCCGAGTAAGGAATCAACAAGTAAGACGGCATTATCTAACATTTAGTTCTATTTGTCTTCAGGATGTAGGAGTACGCATGGAGTTCAGTGTAAAGAGTGGCAGCCCTGAGAAACAGCGCAGCGCATGTATCGTTGTAGGTGTGTTTGAACCACGCCGTCTTTCTCCGGTCGCTGAACAGCTCGACAAAATCAGCGATGGCTATATCAGTTCTCTACTTCGCCGTGGCGATCTGGAAGGTAAACCAGGGCAGATGCTACTGCTTCATCAAGTACCAGGAGTACTGTCTGAACGCGTTTTGCTTGTCGGTTGTGGTAAAGAGCGTGAGCTTGGCGAGCGCCAATACAAAGAAATCATTCAAAAAACCATCAATACGCTCAACGAAACAGGTTCAATGGAAGCAGTATGTTTCCTAACAGAACTGCACGTTAAAGGTCGTGACACTTACTGGAAAGTACGCCAAGCGGTTGAAGCAACAAAAGATGGTCTTTACACGTTCGACCAATTTAAGAGCGTTAAACCAGAGACTCGCCGCCCACTTCGTAAGCTGGTATTCAACGTACCAACACGTCGTGAGCTAAACCTTGGCGAAAAAGCAATCGCACACGGTCTTGCTATCGCGTCTGGTGTGAAAGCATCGAAAGACCTAGGCAACATGCCACCAAACATCGCCAACCCAGCTTACCTTGCTTCTCAAGCACGTCGCCTAGCGGATGACTATGAGACAGTAACGACTAAGATCATTGGCGAGCAAGAAATGGAAAAACTGGGTATGACTTCATACCTAGCCGTTGGCCGTGGTTCTAAGAACGAATCTATGATGTCTATCATGGAGTACAAAGGCAACCCAGATCCAGAAGCAAAACCAATCGTTCTTGTGGGTAAAGGTCTAACCTTCGATTCAGGCGGTATTTCACTTAAGCCAGGCGAAGGCATGGACGAGATGAAGTACGACATGTGTGGTGCTGCATCGGTATTTGGCACAATGAAAGCACTTGCGAAATTGAACCTACCAATCAACGTGGTTGCCGTTCTAGCAGGCTGTGAGAACATGCCAGGCAGCAATGCCTACCGTCCAGGTGACATTCTGACGACTATGTCTGGTCAAACGGTTGAAGTACTTAATCTGACGCTGAAGGCCGTCTAGTACTGTGTGATGCACTAACTTACGTTGAACGTTACGAGCCAGAGTGTGTGGTTGACGTAGCGACTCTAACTGGCGCATGTATCATGGCTCTAGGCCACCACATCAGTGCGGTTATCTCTAACCATAACCCGCTGTCGCACGAGCTGATCAACGCATCTGAGCAATCTAGTGACCGTGCATGGCGTCTCCCTATGGCTGACGAGTACCACGAGCAGTTGAAGAGCCCATTTGCCGATATGGCAAACATCGGTGGTCGTCCTGCAGGCACGATCACAGCAGGTTGTTTCCTGTCTAAATTTGCCAAGAAATACCACTGGGCACACGTCGACATCGCAGGTACAGCTTGGAAGTCAGGCGCAGCAAAAGGCTCTACTGGTCGCCCTGTCTCAATGCTTGTCCAATTCCTGCTTAACCGCAGTGGCCAAGACACAGAGGAATAAACCTCAACTTCGTCAAAAGGGCCGCAAGGCCCTTTTTTGTATCTGAAGCAATAGTGAGCTAAATAAAATGGCAAACGCAACGTTTTACATTATCAAGCCAGACTCCCCGCAATCGAATGCCGTGGGTTTTGGCGACTATGTACTGTTTCTTGCCAGACATTTTGCCTCACAAGGTGCCAAGGTGTATCTGAATTGCCACGACAAATCGCACGCAGAACAGATTGCTGAGACTTTTTGGCAAGCCGAGCCCCATCACTTTATTGCCCACAATTTGGTTGGCGAAGGTCCCAAATATGGCACCAAGGTGGAAATAGGCTACCAAGCTGTCAAGCCCTCATGGAATCGGCAAATAGTAATAAATTTGGCGGAAAATGAGACAACCTTTGCGAACAAGTTTGCTGAGGTGGTAGACTTCGTCCCTTGCGAAGAAAAAGCCAAGCAACTGGCGCGAGAAAGATATAAAATCTACCGTCAAGCGGGCTATCAGCTACAAACGATCGAGATCGAACACAGCTAGCACCACCGCACCAATAACCGGTCAATCCTTATAGCTAAGGCGATCTTGTCAGAGATCCCTCACTTATAAAGATTGACTTAGAATTAAACCAGACCTATCAGCAGAATATCTATAGCTATGGAAAAGACATATAACCCAACTTCAATTGAACAGGCTTTATATCAAGCTTGGGAAGAGAAAGGCTACTTCAAGCCACACGGTGACACGACCAAAGAATCATACTCAATCATGATCCCACCACCGAACGTCACTGGTAGCCTACACATGGGCCACGCGTTCCAAGATACGATCATGGATACTCTGATCCGCGCAGAGCGTATGAAAGGTAAAAACACCCTTTGGCAAGTCGGTACAGACCACGCTGGTATCGCAACTCAAATGGTTGTTGAGCGTAAGATCGCTGCTGAAGAAGGCAAAACCAAGCACGACTACGGCCGTGATGCTTTCATCGATAAAATCTGGGAATGGAAAGGCGAGTCTGGTGGCACCATCACTAAACAGCTTCGTCGTCTAGGTGCATCGGTAGACTGGGACCGTGAGCGCTTCACAATGGATGACGGTCTATCTAACGCAGTTCAAGAAGTTTTTGTTCGCCTATACGAAGATGACCTAATCTATCGCGGTAAGCGTCTAGTAAACTGGGATCCTAAACTGCACACGGCAATTTCTGATCTTGAAGTTGAAAACAAAGACAAAAAAGGCCACATGTGGCACTTCCGCTACCCGCTAGCAGACGGCGTTAAAACAGCAGAAGGCAAAGACTACATCGTAGTTGCAACCACGCGTCCTGAAACCATGCTAGGCGATACGGGTGTTGCGGTTAACCCAGAAGATCCACGTTACAAAGATCTTATCGGCAAAGAAATTCTACTTCCTATCGTTGATCGTCGTATCCCAATCGTGGGCGATGAGCACGCCGATATGGAGAAAGGAACTGGCTGTGTGAAAATCACACCTGCGCACGACTTCAACGACTACGAAGTGGGTAAACGCCACCAGTTACCAATGATCAACATCCTAACCTTTGATGCCAACATCCGTGAAGCAGCAGAAGTATTCAACACCAACGGCGAAGCAAGTGATGCGTACTCAACTGAGCTACCTGCTAAGTACCGCGGTATGGAGCGTTTTGCTGCACGTAAAGCGATCGTAGCTGAGTTTGATGAGCTAGGCCTGCTTGATGAAATCAAAGACCACGATCTAACGGTTCCTTACGGTGACCGTGGCGGCGTGGTGATTGAACCAATGCTGACTGACCAATGGTACGTTCGCACCGCACCTCTTGCTGAAACGGCAACTAAAGCGGTTGAAGATGGTGAAATCCAGTTCGTTCCTAAGCAATACGAAAACATGTACTTCTCTTGGATGCGCGACATTCAAGACTGGTGTATCTCTCGTCAGCTTTGGTGGGGTCACCGCATCCCTGCATGGTACGACAACGATGGCAATGTATACGTAGGTCGCACTGAAGAAGAAGTTCGTGCAAACAACAACCTAGCGCCAGTTGTGGTTCTACGCCAAGACGACGATGTATTGGATACTTGGTTCTCTTCTGCACTTTGGACCTTCGGTACGCAAGGTTGGCCTGAGAACACAGATGACCTGAAGACATTCCACCCTTCAGACGTACTCGTTACTGGTTTCGACATCATCTTCTTCTGGGTTGCTCGTATGATCATGATGACGATGCACTTCTGTAAAGATGAGAACGGTAAGCCACAAGTACCATTTAAGACGGTATACGTTACTGGTCTAATCCGTGACGAGAACGGCGACAAGATGTCTAAGTCTAAGGGTAACGTTCTTGACCCAATCGACATGATTGACGGCATCGACCTTGAGTCTCTTGTTGAGAAACGCACTGGTAACATGATGCAGCCTCAACTTGCAGCGAAGATCGAGAAGAACACGCGTAAGACGTTTGAAAACGGTATCGAACCATACGGTACTGACGCACTACGCTTCACGCTTGCTGCTATGGCTTCTACTGGCCGTGACATCAACTGGGATATGAAGCGTCTGGAAGGTTACCGTAACTTCTGTAACAAGCTATGGAACGCAAGCCGTTACGTACTGATGAATACAGAAGATCAGGATTGTGGCTTCCATTCATCTAACGAACAGGCAGGTGAGATCGAGTACTCACTAGCGGATAAGTGGATCGAGTCTCAGTTTGAGCTAGCAGCGAAAGAGTTCAATGGTCACATTGATAACTTCCGTCTGGATATGGCAGCAAACACGATTTACGAATTTATCTGGAACCAATTCTGTGACTGGTACCTAGAGCTCACTAAACCAGTTCTTTGGAAAGGTAGTGAAGCTCAGCAACGTGGTACTCGTCGCACGCTAATCACCGTTCTAGAGAAGACACTTCGTCTAGCACACCCTGTGATCCCATACATCACAGAAACTATCTGGCAGAGCGTTAAGCCGCTGGTTGACGGTGTTGAAGGTGACACAATCATGCTTCAAGCACTGCCTCAGTTCGACGAAGCGAACTTCAACCAAGCAGCTCTTGATGACATCGAGTGGGTGAAGTCATTCATCACTAGCATCCGTAACCTACGTGCTGAATACGACATCAACCCAGGTAAGCCGCTTGAAGTGATGCTAAAAGCCGCGAGCGCAGAAGATGCAGCGCGCTTAGAAGCGAACAAGCAAGTTCTGGTTTCTCTAGCGAAACTTGAGTCTGTACGCGTACTGGAAGCTGGTGAAGAAACGCCAGCTTGCGCAACGGCGCTGGTTGCTAAGTCTGAACTGATGATCCCAATGGCGGGTCTTATCGACAAAGACGCGGAACTTGCTCGTCTAGACGGCGAAATCAAGAAGACTCACGGTGAAATCAAGCGTATCGAAGGTAAGCTAGGTAACGAAGGTTTTGTTGCTAAAGCACCGGAAGCGGTAGTTGCTAAAGAGCGTGAAAAGCT includes the following:
- the lptG gene encoding LPS export ABC transporter permease LptG, with amino-acid sequence MFKILDLYIGRTIIATTSMVLATLIGLSSIIRFVEQLRSVGKGSYDLLNAFYFVLLGIPRDIELFFAMSALLGALIGLGILASSSELVVMQASGYSKLDIGLSVLKTAIPLMLIIMLLGEWGAPQAQKMARELRSFSISGGQIVSVRAGVWARDVDDFIFIGKVEDDTLYGVKVWRFDDEKKLYQVMFAPEADYLGDNQWLMKNAEITDMADKVELAKSKVKEYAWKTTLVPDKLAVVKVEPEELAMSGLYDYVTYLKASEQDASRYELALWRKVTQPISIAVMMLLALSFVFGPLRSVSMGARVLSGVVAGFTFYISSEFFGPLTLVYGIPPAVGAVMPSLVFLTLALMLLRRKL
- the lptF gene encoding LPS export ABC transporter permease LptF, which encodes MIIVRYLIRETLKSQLAIFFVLLLVFVSQTFIKVLGDATDGDIPARLILAIVGLNIPQMGLLMLPMSLYIGILLTFGRLYSESEITVMNATGMGSKFLIRAAMSLAFITTVLAAFNTLYLAPWSQEKEAQLIEQVAAENSVDLLKAGQFQRTPDGSSVVFIDEIRDNKLNNVFVAQVRPRDAILPSVMFSNSGEVREHDDGRQMIVMHDGTRYEGIPTRLDYMVTEFEHYSGLIGQREVQAKRRSWGAVPTLDLIESTDLSAKAELQWRISLFVCIPLLTMLVVPLSAVNPRQGRFAKMGPAILAYFVYFISMSTTKSAIEDGNIPAVIGMWPINFALLVAAIGVNFIDSVPVRRMKDKFRQRKVS
- a CDS encoding DNA polymerase III subunit chi produces the protein MANATFYIIKPDSPQSNAVGFGDYVLFLARHFASQGAKVYLNCHDKSHAEQIAETFWQAEPHHFIAHNLVGEGPKYGTKVEIGYQAVKPSWNRQIVINLAENETTFANKFAEVVDFVPCEEKAKQLARERYKIYRQAGYQLQTIEIEHS
- a CDS encoding valine--tRNA ligase, coding for MEKTYNPTSIEQALYQAWEEKGYFKPHGDTTKESYSIMIPPPNVTGSLHMGHAFQDTIMDTLIRAERMKGKNTLWQVGTDHAGIATQMVVERKIAAEEGKTKHDYGRDAFIDKIWEWKGESGGTITKQLRRLGASVDWDRERFTMDDGLSNAVQEVFVRLYEDDLIYRGKRLVNWDPKLHTAISDLEVENKDKKGHMWHFRYPLADGVKTAEGKDYIVVATTRPETMLGDTGVAVNPEDPRYKDLIGKEILLPIVDRRIPIVGDEHADMEKGTGCVKITPAHDFNDYEVGKRHQLPMINILTFDANIREAAEVFNTNGEASDAYSTELPAKYRGMERFAARKAIVAEFDELGLLDEIKDHDLTVPYGDRGGVVIEPMLTDQWYVRTAPLAETATKAVEDGEIQFVPKQYENMYFSWMRDIQDWCISRQLWWGHRIPAWYDNDGNVYVGRTEEEVRANNNLAPVVVLRQDDDVLDTWFSSALWTFGTQGWPENTDDLKTFHPSDVLVTGFDIIFFWVARMIMMTMHFCKDENGKPQVPFKTVYVTGLIRDENGDKMSKSKGNVLDPIDMIDGIDLESLVEKRTGNMMQPQLAAKIEKNTRKTFENGIEPYGTDALRFTLAAMASTGRDINWDMKRLEGYRNFCNKLWNASRYVLMNTEDQDCGFHSSNEQAGEIEYSLADKWIESQFELAAKEFNGHIDNFRLDMAANTIYEFIWNQFCDWYLELTKPVLWKGSEAQQRGTRRTLITVLEKTLRLAHPVIPYITETIWQSVKPLVDGVEGDTIMLQALPQFDEANFNQAALDDIEWVKSFITSIRNLRAEYDINPGKPLEVMLKAASAEDAARLEANKQVLVSLAKLESVRVLEAGEETPACATALVAKSELMIPMAGLIDKDAELARLDGEIKKTHGEIKRIEGKLGNEGFVAKAPEAVVAKEREKLEGYKETLVKLEEQKATIAAL